The DNA region GTTCTGAGGGTCCACACGCGGACTCATTGTGTAGACGTTGGATGGCTTGTCGCAGTAGAAATCGCAGGTTCCTGCCCCATTTGTCTTGAAGACATAGAACTCAAGCTCACTGGCCACAATGGGACGCAGGTTGAGCTGGGCGTACTTGGCGAGAATATGTTTCAACTGGTTGCGCGGCGAGAAAGGCCAGGGCTGGTCGTCAACCACGGGGTCCCCGATAAAACGGATGGTCTTGTCGAGATACGGGACCGTGGAGAAGGTCGTAATGTCAGGAACTATTTTCATGTCCCCGTAGCTTATTTCATCGGCAACGCCGGAGCCCGGGGCAATGTCGTTATTGAGCATAACGGCTGAGACCGCCTGCGCGCAGGTGATTCCCTCCTCGACGATCTCTTCGAATCGATAGGCAGGTACGATCTTTCCGCGGTTCACCCCGTGAATGTCCGAAAAATCAACCCGTATGGAGTCGATGCCGTTGTCTTGAATATAGTCTTTGATTTCTGTGACCTGCATGGAAACACCTCGCTGCATGTTCGCGTTTGCCTCTTCTGCCCTGTCGGCTTGGGAGAAGCCCTTGGAAGAGACGACTTTGATTTTACTTTTTTGTGCACCATCCATACCATCAAGAAAATCCTCTTAAATTATCGCTAGATATTAAAGTGAATGTTCAGCAACAAAAAAGAAATGCGCCGTGCAAAATGCACAGCGCATTTGATGTGCCTGTTCCATAACAGACTAATATTAAATCGTTTAACTAAACAATAGGCTTCTAGGGGTGCGATTGAGCAGCTAAAACAAAATGGCTAAAATTTACAAATTCGCACAAAGAGGTTTCAGAAGATGCCGCGCGGACCTGATCCAAAATTCAACTTTGTGGACCGTAGATCGGACCGGCCCTTTCCAGGACAATACCCAGGATGATGGCATCGCTCTCGTGGATGGTCGGTGTATCTTCCCGGTCCGTAACAAAGATGCCGCCTTCTGCAGATACTTCGAACCGCCGGATGACCAGGCGTCCGCCAACGGCGATCATGTAAAACCTTGAGGCGACGGGCTCAGTCTGGCTGGTATCCACGAGCAGCCAGTCTCCGGGCAGAATGGGCCCGAGGCTTTCTCCCGCCCGAAAGCAGACCATAGAGAGCCAGTCCCCCAGGCTATCCGCGGCAACTCTGCGCATAACATAAGGCACGGAGCCCAGATCCGGCACCATCTCGCCGTACTCGTTCAGCCAGGGGCGAACCACTGGGCGGCAGACATACTCCCGCAGCTTCATGGTGCCGCTTTCCGAATACACAATGCCGATGAGCTGCTGATCCGCCGGCAACGTGATGCGCACCGACACCGCCGCTCCGGTGATGTCGAGCACCGTGATGCCGGGCTCGTCCGGACGCTGCTCCTGTTTCCCGGGAGTTTCCCCGGTGGTAAGCCATTCCGGAGCTACCTTGAACAGATGGGATGCCCGGTAGACCCACTCCATGGGAACTGCCCCGCGCGCCTTCCAGGCACTGATGGTCGAAGGGATTGTCTCCAGTGCAACCGCGAGCTCTTTCTGCGTATTCTTTCCCGACGCCTCCATCATACGCCCGATGATCGCAGCAGCGCCTGTTTCAGCGTCATATGGAGTTTGCATCTGTTGTCTCCCTGTGAATCTTCAGAAGATTCGATTCATTTTTTCGAATTTTCCGTGGATCAATTTTTATATTCGTCAACAAAGATCAACACGAGTCATTTTTTGCAATATTGTAAAAAAATGGCAACTCTTTTTTTGCAGACACCTGCAGCTTCTTGGCAAAAAACTTCAATAAATTTGGCACTTAGTTCCGAATCAAAAAGTACCGAAAAGAACAGAGCAAGATTTTACGCTACCCGCGTTCATGACATCTGTCAGCAGAGAGCGGCACACGACCGTAAGAAAAGAATCGAAGCGGTAACCCTGGAAAAAACGACACGACGGGCAGTTCTTCAAACAGCCAGGAGAACTTCTTATCGGAGTTCTTCCTTATCGAAGTCCTCCAAAGAATAACCAGAAAGATCAGCCCGTTGGCAGCGTCTGCTCGCGACAGAGCATTGACACATTTGTCAGGCCTCGATTGCGTGTGTGATGGGATTGATTCGCTGCATCGTGCTTTTTATGAGGAAACATCTCTCCACGACGCCCTGCCCAGCATGAATCAGGGACGCTCGGTATCTGAAGCAGTCCCCCACCGTCTTCACATAGGCAGTGGCGAGTGCCCCGGACGGGCCCCTGCTACTCCGCTTCGCCGACGTGCAGGGTGAGGGTCCCGCTGCCGATCTGCGCCGCCTTGACGCCGCCGCAGCTTGATTTGGCGATGAGATTAATGCGCACCTCCACACGGTACTCGCCGGCGATTGAGGGCGTCAGGGCGATGTCCGGAAAGCCGGGCAGCACATCGAGCCCTGCACCCTCAGGCGCGTCAAGCACATCCACCAGCGTGGTGACATAGAAGCCCATGGGCGGCGTCGCCGGGTCAAGCGTCATGTGGGCGCGCACCTTGTGCCCAGCCACCGCGTCCAGCTCCTCGGCGGCCAGCGCTGCCGTGTACGCGGGCGTGGTCAACGGGCAGGCTGCAATCGGCTTATCGTCTGATTGATTTCCGGAACCCGCCCCCTGGGCGTGGGCATTGAGCACCATCCACAGCATCAGGACACCGCACAGCACCAGACAGGCGAGGAGCCGTATAGAAATTGGTGCCATGCAGTGTGTCCTGGTCATTTTTTTTGATGCCTCCGGCGGCCAGGGAGCAATGCTCCCTGGCGGGGTGCCCGAGGGGCAGCGCCCCTCGGAACACCTCGTTCATCACATCAATATATACCACCCAGGTTCGACGCCGTGTGGATGGAGTACATGAAGAAAAGCAGCCGGCCGGCCAGCTCCCCGGCCACCAGCAGCACGGGCAGCCAGACCGGTATGCTCTTCATCCGCACCATCACGGCCAGCGGCAGGGCCAGGCCCAGCACGATACGCGCCCAGTAGAGCGGCGAGGCCACGAAGGCCATGCCGGTCTCACGCATCACGGTGCCGCCGGAGAGCCAGATGCACGGGGCCAGCAGGTGGACCACCAGGCCCACAAGGAGCGCGCCGGTGAGCCAGCGTGCGAGCATGGCCTGCTTCTCCTGCGAGGCGAAGTAG from Oceanidesulfovibrio marinus includes:
- a CDS encoding LexA family transcriptional regulator, producing MQTPYDAETGAAAIIGRMMEASGKNTQKELAVALETIPSTISAWKARGAVPMEWVYRASHLFKVAPEWLTTGETPGKQEQRPDEPGITVLDITGAAVSVRITLPADQQLIGIVYSESGTMKLREYVCRPVVRPWLNEYGEMVPDLGSVPYVMRRVAADSLGDWLSMVCFRAGESLGPILPGDWLLVDTSQTEPVASRFYMIAVGGRLVIRRFEVSAEGGIFVTDREDTPTIHESDAIILGIVLERAGPIYGPQS